The Streptomyces sp. Mut1 genome window below encodes:
- a CDS encoding TetR/AcrR family transcriptional regulator — MTGDERRGYAKGRAKREEILDQAMAMFGEAGYRGASLRVIANRCGISHPGLLHHFPTKESLLLAVLEHRDAVDGEWLEAGRPTGVDRLRRLVDLAALNAQRRGIVELFCVLSAEATSADHPAHAYFVERYRTSVLTTRVSYTEARDKGVLREGITPGAAAQQLIALMDGLQTQWLLSGGATDMAGVLRAHVQAQLTVPF; from the coding sequence GTGACCGGCGATGAGCGGCGTGGTTACGCGAAGGGCCGGGCCAAACGCGAGGAGATCCTCGACCAGGCCATGGCCATGTTCGGAGAGGCCGGATACCGGGGCGCCTCGCTGCGGGTGATCGCCAACCGCTGCGGCATCTCGCATCCCGGACTGCTGCACCACTTCCCGACGAAGGAGTCGCTGCTGCTGGCGGTCCTCGAACACCGCGACGCCGTGGACGGCGAGTGGCTGGAGGCGGGCCGGCCCACCGGCGTCGACCGGTTGCGCCGCCTGGTCGATCTCGCGGCGCTGAACGCCCAGCGGCGCGGCATCGTGGAGCTGTTCTGCGTCCTGTCCGCCGAGGCGACCTCCGCCGACCACCCGGCGCACGCCTACTTCGTGGAGCGGTACCGCACCTCGGTCCTGACCACGCGCGTCTCCTACACCGAGGCCCGGGACAAGGGGGTGCTGCGCGAGGGAATCACCCCCGGCGCGGCGGCTCAGCAGCTGATCGCGCTGATGGACGGGCTCCAGACCCAGTGGCTCCTCAGCGGCGGGGCGACCGACATGGCGGGCGTTCTGCGGGCCCATGTGCAGGCGCAGTTGACCGTGCCGTTCTGA
- a CDS encoding exo-beta-d-1,3/1,6-glucosidase, translating to MGSSLPYLDPRLSVPERVADLVGRMTLPEKVGQMLQLNAKDGVRHLIEDMHVGSILHASPERVLEAAELTGRTRLGIPLLVAEDCIHGHSFWEGATIYPTQLGMAASWDPELLERVARATAVEVAATGVHWTFSPVLCITRDLRWGRVSETFGEDPFLIGELASAMVRGYQGEGLDDPTAVLACAKHFAGYSETQGGRDASEADISRRKLRSWFLPPFERVAKEGCRTFMLGYQSMDGVPVTVNNWLLNEVLRGEWGYTGTLVTDWDNVGRMVWEQKVFADHAQAAAAAVRAGNDMVMTTPDFFAGAQEAVAAGRLDEAAVDAAVARILTLKFELGLFENPRHPDRARQAAVIGSAGHRELNLEAARRSLVLLANDGTLPLDGGYEAGADGRAVAGAGAAPRTVAVIGPNADDAQTQLGDWAGSSGQADWLPEGHPRAMIRTVLDGFREHVPAGWSVTHARGADILTVGPDPEGAFFPDGQPRPEIVVPAEPSEALIAEAVAAAEAADHVVAVVGDRIELVGEGRSTATLELIGGQIALLDALAGTGTPFTVVVISSKPLVLPPSAYRAAAIVHAFNPGMAGGRAVAELVLGLVEPSGRLPVSFARHAGQQPTYYNQLRGQHGTRYADLTQRPAFVFGEGLSYTTVAYSDLEVLTDVLGAGDTLRARVVVSNTGGRPALETVQAYVSDTVTSVTWAEKELKAYRRLTLAPGESREVVIELPVAACSLVDAEGRRVVEPGAFELLVGPSSRDEDLLRAGFTVKG from the coding sequence GTGGGCTCCTCCCTGCCCTATCTCGACCCCCGCCTGTCCGTACCGGAGCGCGTCGCCGACCTGGTCGGCCGGATGACGCTGCCCGAGAAGGTCGGTCAGATGCTCCAGCTGAACGCCAAGGACGGGGTGCGGCACCTCATCGAGGACATGCACGTGGGGTCGATCCTGCACGCCTCGCCCGAACGCGTCCTGGAGGCGGCCGAGCTGACCGGGCGGACCCGGCTGGGCATCCCGCTGCTGGTGGCCGAGGACTGCATCCACGGGCATTCGTTCTGGGAGGGCGCCACCATCTACCCCACCCAGCTCGGCATGGCCGCGAGCTGGGACCCGGAGCTGCTGGAGCGCGTGGCGCGGGCGACGGCGGTGGAGGTCGCGGCGACCGGGGTCCACTGGACGTTCTCGCCGGTGCTGTGCATCACCCGGGACCTGCGCTGGGGCCGGGTGAGCGAGACGTTCGGCGAGGACCCGTTCCTCATCGGCGAGCTGGCGTCGGCGATGGTGCGCGGTTACCAGGGCGAGGGGCTGGACGACCCGACGGCGGTCCTCGCGTGCGCCAAGCACTTCGCGGGCTACTCGGAGACCCAGGGCGGGCGGGACGCGAGCGAGGCCGACATCTCGCGGCGCAAGCTGCGCTCGTGGTTCCTGCCGCCGTTCGAGCGGGTGGCCAAGGAGGGCTGCCGTACGTTCATGCTCGGCTACCAGTCGATGGACGGCGTCCCGGTCACGGTCAACAACTGGCTGCTGAACGAGGTGCTGCGGGGCGAGTGGGGCTACACCGGGACCCTGGTGACCGACTGGGACAACGTCGGCCGGATGGTGTGGGAGCAGAAGGTCTTCGCGGACCACGCGCAGGCGGCGGCCGCTGCGGTCCGGGCGGGCAACGACATGGTGATGACGACGCCGGACTTCTTCGCGGGCGCGCAGGAGGCGGTCGCGGCGGGACGGCTCGACGAGGCGGCGGTCGACGCGGCGGTCGCGCGCATCCTGACGCTCAAGTTCGAGCTGGGCCTGTTCGAGAACCCGCGCCACCCGGACCGGGCGCGGCAGGCGGCGGTCATCGGCAGTGCCGGCCACCGCGAGCTGAACCTCGAAGCGGCCCGCCGCTCGCTGGTGCTGCTGGCCAACGACGGCACCCTGCCGCTGGACGGCGGTTACGAGGCGGGCGCGGACGGGCGTGCGGTCGCGGGGGCCGGCGCGGCACCGCGTACGGTCGCCGTGATCGGGCCCAACGCCGACGACGCGCAGACCCAGCTCGGGGACTGGGCGGGGTCGTCGGGGCAGGCGGACTGGCTGCCGGAGGGCCATCCGCGCGCCATGATCCGTACCGTACTCGACGGTTTCCGGGAGCATGTGCCCGCCGGCTGGTCGGTCACCCACGCGCGCGGGGCCGACATCCTGACGGTGGGCCCGGACCCGGAGGGTGCCTTCTTCCCGGACGGGCAGCCCCGGCCCGAGATCGTGGTCCCCGCCGAGCCGTCCGAGGCGCTGATCGCCGAAGCGGTCGCCGCCGCCGAGGCCGCCGACCACGTCGTCGCCGTGGTGGGCGACCGCATCGAGCTGGTCGGTGAGGGGCGGTCGACGGCGACCCTGGAGCTGATCGGCGGGCAGATCGCGCTGCTGGACGCGCTCGCCGGGACGGGCACACCGTTCACCGTGGTGGTCATCAGCTCGAAACCGCTCGTGCTGCCGCCGTCCGCGTACCGCGCGGCGGCCATCGTGCACGCCTTCAACCCGGGCATGGCCGGCGGCCGGGCGGTGGCGGAGCTGGTGCTCGGCCTCGTCGAGCCCTCGGGACGGCTGCCGGTGTCGTTCGCGCGTCACGCGGGGCAGCAGCCGACGTACTACAACCAGCTGCGCGGCCAGCACGGCACGCGGTACGCGGATCTGACGCAGCGGCCGGCGTTCGTGTTCGGGGAGGGCCTCAGCTACACGACCGTGGCCTACTCGGACCTGGAGGTGCTGACCGATGTCCTGGGCGCGGGCGACACACTGCGGGCGCGCGTCGTCGTCAGCAATACCGGCGGGCGTCCCGCGCTGGAGACGGTGCAGGCGTATGTGAGTGACACGGTCACGTCGGTGACCTGGGCCGAGAAGGAGCTCAAGGCCTACCGCCGGCTCACGCTGGCTCCCGGTGAGTCGCGCGAGGTCGTCATCGAACTGCCGGTGGCCGCGTGCAGTCTCGTCGACGCCGAGGGCCGCCGGGTGGTCGAGCCCGGCGCCTTCGAACTCCTCGTCGGTCCCTCGTCGCGTGACGAGGACCTGCTGCGGGCGGGCTTCACCGTCAAGGGCTGA